One window from the genome of Salvia miltiorrhiza cultivar Shanhuang (shh) chromosome 7, IMPLAD_Smil_shh, whole genome shotgun sequence encodes:
- the LOC130993040 gene encoding uncharacterized protein LOC130993040 produces the protein MTRLPEAIIHLIQSFLSEEEVARTTLISKSWYKAWLTRPVLVLRSSAAEFSKLAVKTMRRYQDSNLKIEGLSLKIEGATSSVEPVARRLIVDAMKMGATDLNIEFILPKSVPTTFVLPAEVLGSETLLRLSVIGCVIDGNVVNCSMLKSLSLDNVVLKRADMLRIMTSYCNSIEELSLSNTHLISNYKLILSGWDMHWLRKLKRLYLEMVTVGSLFFDNLESRFPCLEDMSLVRCCCHPRLVKSSSLKRISIVQCPELRIMFEVPNLAVFSYSGEHVPWSISIKARDGWESHISMEVHHFQTSSWYRDLHKLMTSSWYRELHMLLTQLSSSRINLSININIGSRSGYVSDISMSDILRVVAKPVAVENLRVEAENDVGRIMRCLFRICRPKLVTLCWLDSEVWISDDEHSLKNLCEKLMPSKKRRRNMFKVFDLKEGKVEVYEEDVAEWRPLLLQDALTTPPTGRKVRFHLKW, from the coding sequence ATGACCCGATTGCCGGAAGCCATAATTCACCTGATACAGTCTTTCTTGAGTGAAGAAGAAGTTGCTCGAACAACTCTTATCTCCAAATCATGGTACAAAGCTTGGCTAACTCGTCCAGTGCTCGTGCTCAGATCATCGGCGGCCGAGTTCTCGAAACTTGCAGTGAAGACCATGCGAAGGTATCAAGACTCCAACTTGAAGATCGAGGGTTTGAGCCTAAAAATTGAGGGAGCTACAAGTAGCGTCGAACCTGTTGCCCGCAGATTGATCGTGGATGCCATGAAAATGGGAGCTACTGATCTCAATATCGAATTCATCCTTCCCAAATCCGTTCCTACCACATTCGTTCTGCCGGCGGAGGTGCTCGGATCTGAAACCCTCCTCCGATTATCTGTAATCGGGTGTGTAATTGATGGAAACGTCGTCAACTGCTCGATGCTCAAATCACTCAGCTTGGACAATGTTGTTTTGAAACGTGCTGATATGCTTAGAATTATGACTTCCTACTGCAATTCCATCGAGGAGCTGTCACTTTCAAACACTCATCTTATttctaattataaattaatattgagTGGGTGGGATATGCACTGGCTTCGTAAGCTTAAGCGATTGTATCTTGAGATGGTGACTGTTGGTAGCCTCTTCTTCGACAACTTGGAATCTCGGTTCCCTTGCTTGGAGGATATGAGCCTTGTTCGCTGCTGCTGTCACCCCAGACTTGTCAAGAGCTCTTCACTCAAACGGATAAGCATTGTGCAGTGCCCTGAATTGAGAATCATGTTTGAAGTTCCGAATCTTGCTGTATTTAGCTATTCAGGCGAGCACGTGCCGTGGTCCATTTCTATCAAAGCAAGGGATGGATGGGAGTCTCATATATCTATGGAGGTCCATCACTTTCAGACCTCGTCATGGTACCGAGATTTGCACAAGCTCATGACCTCATCATGGTACCGAGAATTGCACATGCTGTTGACTCAGCTGAGTTCATCAAGAATCAATCTCtctataaatattaatattggGTCACGGTCTGGTTACGTGAGTGATATAAGCATGAGTGATATACTTCGTGTTGTGGCGAAACCTGTAGCAGTAGAGAATTTGAGGGTTGAGGCAGAAAATGATGTAGGTCGTATTATGCGTTGTCTATTTCGTATATGTCGCCCCAAGTTGGTAACTCTTTGCTGGCTTGATAGTGAGGTTTGGATTTCAGACGACGAGCACTCCCTTAAAAATCTGTGCGAGAAACTGATGCCTTCGAAGAAGAGGCGTCGGAATATGTTTAAGGTGTTTGATCTCAAGGAAGGGAAAGTGGAAGTATACGAGGAGGATGTAGCAGAATGGCGGCCTCTTCTATTGCAAGATGCACTAACAACTCCTCCAACGGGACGTAAAGTTCGTTTCCACTTGAAGTGGTGA
- the LOC130991591 gene encoding probable 1-deoxy-D-xylulose-5-phosphate synthase, chloroplastic, with protein MALCPFAFSGSLVAADAQKHTNFCSQWLHGADLPFHPFCKNSQIRKSYTGICATLSERGEYFSQKPPTPLLDTINYPIHMKNLSTKELQQLADELRSDVIFNVSKTGGHLGSSLGVIELTVALHYVFNAPQDRILWDVGHQAYPHKILTGRRDRMPSLRQTGGLSGFTKRSESDYDCFGAGHSSTTISAGLGMAVGRDLKGRKNNVVAVIGDGAMTAGQAYEAMNNAGYLDSDMIVILNDNKQVSLPTANLDGPTAPVGALSSALSRLQSNRPLRELREVAKGVTKQIGGPMHELAAKVDEYARGLISGSGSTLFEELGLYYIGPVDGHNLDDLTAILREVKSTKTTGPVLIHVVTEKGRGYPYAEKAADKYHGVTKFDPATGKQFKSSAPTQSYTTYFAEALIAEAEVDKDIVAIHAAMGGGTGLNLFQRRFPTRCFDVGIAEQHAVTFAAGLACEGIKPFCAIYSSFLQRGYDQVVHDVDLQKLPVRFAMDRAGLVGADGPTHCGAFDVTFMACLPNMVVMAPSDEAELFNMVATAAAIDDRPSCFRYPRGNGIGVELPPGNKGKSLEIGKGRILIEGERVALLGYGSAVQSCLAAAALVETRGLQLTVADARFCKPLDHALIRSLAKSHEVLITVEEGSIGGFGSHVAHFMALDGLLDGNLKWRPLVLPDRYIDHGAPVDQLMEAGLTPSHIAATVFNILGKAREALEIMS; from the exons ATGGCTTTATGCCCATTTGCATTTTCTGGGAGTTTAGTAGCTGCAGATGCTCAAAAGCACACCAATTTCTGCTCTCAGTGGCTACATGGTGCAGATCTACCATTTCACCCCTTCTGCAAGAACAGCCAG ATTAGGAAAAGCTATACAGGAATTTGTGCAACACTGTCTGAAAGAGGGGAATACTTCTCACAAAAGCCTCCAACTCCCCTTTTAGACACAATCAACTATCCAATTCACATGAAAAACCTCTCCACTAAG GAACTGCAACAACTCGCCGACGAACTGCGGTCCGACGTCATCTTCAACGTGTCCAAGACTGGGGGTCACCTGGGATCAAGCCTTGGTGTGATTGAGCTAACTGTGGCTCTTCATTATGTGTTCAATGCTCCTCAAGATCGAATTCTGTGGGATGTTGGCCACCAG GCTTATCCACACAAGATTCTGACAGGAAGAAGAGACAGGATGCCGAGTTTAAGACAGACCGGTGGCCTCTCTGGTTTCACGAAGCGGTCTGAGAGCGACTATGACTGCTTTGGTGCCGGTCACAGTTCCACAACTATCTCTGCAGGACTAG GAATGGCTGTGGGGAGGGATCTGAAAGGAAGAAAGAACAACGTCGTGGCTGTGATAGGCGACGGGGCTATGACAGCCGGTCAGGCCTATGAGGCAATGAACAATGCTGGCTACTTGGACTCGGACATGATTGTTATTCTCAATGACAATAAGCAAGTTTCCTTGCCTACTGCCAATCTGGATGGGCCAACTGCTCCCGTGGGAGCCTTGAGCAGTGCTTTGAGTAGGTTGCAGTCGAACCGGCCTCTCAGAGAGCTAAGGGAAGTCGCTAAG GGAGTCACCAAGCAGATCGGGGGGCCTATGCACGAGCTTGCTGCAAAAGTCGATGAGTATGCTCGTGGGCTGATCAGTGGCTCTGGATCAACACTCTTTGAAGAGCTCGGGCTTTACTACATCGGTCCAGTTGATGGTCACAATCTTGATGACCTGACAGCGATTCTCAGAGAGGTCAAGAGTACTAAAACGACGGGTCCGGTGTTGATCCATGTTGTGACTGAGAAAGGCAGAGGATATCCTTATGCAGAGAAAGCTGCAGATAAATACCATG GAGTGACCAAGTTCGATCCAGCAACGGGGAAGCAGTTTAAATCGAGTGCTCCAACTCAGTCTTACACAACCTACTTTGCTGAGGCTCTGATTGCAGAAGCTGAAGTAGACAAGGATATCGTAGCAATCCATGCAGCAATGGGAGGTGGGACGGGTTTGAACCTCTTCCAACGCCGTTTCCCAACAAGGTGTTTCGATGTTGGGATAGCAGAACAGCATGCTGTGACTTTTGCTGCAGGTTTGGCCTGTGAAGGGATCAAGCCCTTCTGTGCAATCTACTCATCCTTCTTGCAACGAGGCTACGACCAG GTAGTGCACGACGTGGATTTGCAGAAGCTGCCGGTTAGGTTTGCTATGGATAGAGCCGGCTTGGTGGGAGCGGATGGCCCGACACATTGTGGAGCTTTTGATGTTACTTTCATGGCATGCCTTCCCAACATGGTGGTGATGGCTCCTTCGGATGAGGCTGAATTGTTTAACATGGTTGCAACTGCTGCAGCTATAGACGACAGACCAAGCTGCTTCCGTTATCCAAGAGGCAACGGTATAGGTGTGGAGTTGCCGCCCGGAAACAAAGGCAAATCCCTCGAG ATTGGAAAGGGCCGTATACTAATTGAAGGGGAGAGGGTGGCTCTCTTGGGTTATGGATCAGCAGTTCAGAGCTGTTTGGCTGCAGCTGCCTTGGTAGAAACCCGCGGCTTACAGTTGACAGTAGCCGATGCTCGTTTCTGTAAGCCATTGGATCATGCTCTTATACGGAGCTTGGCCAAATCACACGAGGTCTTGATCACTGTGGAAGAAGGGTCAATTGGTGGTTTTGGATCTCATGTAGCTCACTTCATGGCCTTGGATGGGCTCCTTGATGGCAACCTAAAG TGGAGACCATTGGTTCTTCCTGATCGATACATCGACCATGGAGCCCCGGTGGATCAACTGATGGAAGCAGGACTCACGCCTTCACACATCGCGGCGACTGTCTTTAATATTCTAGGAAAAGCTAGGGAGGCTCTGGAAATTATGTCATAG